A region of Modestobacter marinus DNA encodes the following proteins:
- a CDS encoding cytochrome P450 yields the protein MSTTDSAPRSSGRRRVRRTVALTTRPAKRRTSGWPRRQRSARAVARAWLGRMVEGRIRRKGIDLSELAFFPESARLPLLRHGVDPVPELAALRARCPVERLDLPMGLTAHLVTGYEQARTVLSDRDSYSNDIRHLFGDAGPGSTADVGGLGFTDAPLHTRLRKLVAPEFTRRRLDRLEPTVEAIVTRRLDELAAAGSPADLAEHVSWRVPMDVICGLLGLDDADHEAFVRLGTQRFDATGGAAAALGAVSEQKRILLDVVARQRTAPGDGLIGRILQAEGDGISDDDLAGLVDGIVTGGYETTASSLSLGTMVLLRDPGHAALLRNGSPADVDGVVEELLRYLSVVQVAFPRFAKQDLELSGCPVRQGDLVAVSLSGADRDPAWAGPEPDRFQPGRSPAGGHLAFGHGVHRCVGAELARMELRIALPALFRRFPDLALAVPEEQLRWRGLSFVHGVEELPVSF from the coding sequence ATGTCCACGACCGACTCAGCACCACGCAGCTCCGGGCGTCGCCGCGTGCGGCGGACCGTGGCCCTGACCACCCGGCCGGCGAAGCGGCGGACGAGCGGCTGGCCGCGGCGCCAGCGCAGCGCCCGGGCGGTGGCCCGGGCCTGGCTGGGGCGCATGGTGGAAGGACGGATCCGCCGGAAGGGCATCGACCTCTCCGAGCTGGCCTTCTTCCCGGAGAGCGCCCGGCTCCCCCTGCTGCGGCACGGCGTGGACCCGGTCCCCGAGCTCGCCGCGCTGCGCGCCCGCTGCCCGGTGGAGCGGCTCGACCTGCCGATGGGGCTGACGGCCCACCTGGTGACCGGGTACGAGCAGGCCCGCACCGTCCTGAGCGACCGTGACTCCTACAGCAACGACATCCGGCACCTGTTCGGTGACGCCGGGCCGGGGTCGACGGCCGACGTCGGCGGCCTGGGCTTCACCGACGCGCCGCTGCACACCCGGCTGCGCAAGCTGGTGGCCCCCGAGTTCACACGCCGCCGGCTGGACCGGCTGGAGCCCACGGTCGAGGCGATCGTCACCCGCCGGCTGGACGAGCTCGCCGCCGCCGGGTCACCGGCGGACCTGGCCGAGCACGTCTCCTGGCGGGTCCCCATGGACGTGATCTGCGGGTTGCTGGGGCTGGACGACGCCGACCACGAGGCCTTCGTGCGGCTGGGCACCCAGCGCTTCGACGCGACCGGCGGTGCGGCCGCGGCCCTCGGCGCGGTGTCCGAGCAGAAGCGGATCCTCCTGGACGTGGTGGCCCGGCAGCGGACGGCGCCCGGGGACGGCCTGATCGGGCGCATCCTGCAGGCCGAGGGCGACGGCATCTCCGACGACGACCTCGCCGGTCTGGTCGACGGGATCGTCACCGGCGGCTACGAGACCACCGCCAGCTCCCTCTCCCTGGGCACCATGGTGCTGCTGCGCGACCCCGGGCACGCCGCCCTCCTCCGGAACGGCTCACCGGCCGACGTCGACGGCGTGGTGGAGGAGCTGCTGCGCTACCTGTCGGTGGTCCAGGTGGCCTTCCCGCGGTTCGCGAAGCAGGACCTGGAGCTGTCCGGCTGCCCGGTCCGGCAGGGCGACCTCGTGGCCGTCTCCCTCAGCGGCGCCGACCGCGACCCGGCCTGGGCCGGGCCGGAGCCCGACCGGTTCCAGCCGGGGCGCTCCCCCGCCGGCGGGCACCTGGCCTTCGGTCACGGGGTGCACCGCTGCGTCGGTGCGGAGCTGGCCCGCATGGAGCTGCGCATCGCGCTCCCCGCGCTGTTCCGCCGCTTCCCGGACCTCGCGCTCGCCGTCCCCGAGGAGCAGCTGCGCTGGCGTGGGCTGTCCTTCGTCCACGGCGTGGAGGAGCTCCCGGTCTCCTTCTGA